The Nicotiana tabacum cultivar K326 chromosome 5, ASM71507v2, whole genome shotgun sequence sequence AATTCATGTTCAAGTTGCTCCCAGATATCGATGAAACCAGCCTCGAGATCAGTGTACtaatcaaaagcatttccttttaaggAACGGACGAACTGCTTGACAAGATAATCTCCATAGGTTCCAGCATTATTAGAAGTTTCGACGAAGTGTGCAATGTGTTGCTTCGGATTTCCTTTACCATCAAATTGTTGAAACTTTGGGGGTTGATAACCTGCAGGCATCTTCAAACTATCAATTCTCACAGTGTATGGCTTTGCATATGCGAGAGAAGACTTTGCAGCAACATCGTACTTATATTTGATGGTTCTCATAATGAAGTCTTTCAATTTGTTAATGGGAATAACCCTGTCAGATGAAATCTGAAACTCTTTAGGAGTCGTTGTCTGCCTTGCAGATGAATCTCCTTTATCTTGCATCATCGGGAGCTTTCCAGGTGCTTGACTTGAATCTCCCTCCATCATGCTTTCAACTATATCTGTCAGCTTGATAATTTGATTATCTTGATCTTGCATATGCTTCGTTGACCCTTCAATTGCCTTTGTTAAATTTGCGAGTTGTTCTTcaacagttgaagtattagtCACCATTGCTTGGATAACCGTCATGGATGGTGGAGCAAAGCACGGATTTTCTCTTACACCATACTTTGAGTGGAATAACTCATGTGGAGTGCTTGGAGAAGATCCAGTGATCAAGACATCACCATCGCCCTGTGCGATGAGATTCTTAGATCTAGAAGGGCTAAGTAGAGCCAATGTCTTCTAAACAATTTCAGCAATGTTCGCTCCTTCTTCCAATTCAGTTGGAAAGGATCTTGCCCTCTTTGAGGATTGAAAATCAAAGATAGGAACCGATGCAGATGGCATTTGAAATGTTTTTTGTCCCAGCAAGTTTGCTTTGTTCCTAGTGACAGGCCCTACGCTTTCCATAGTAGCATCCAGCAAGTTTTCCACATCAGATGAAAATTTAGAATCCGTAGCCTTAGCAGAAGTGAGTTTGAAGTTGATCTTCTTAGGAGTCATTTCTGTGTTCTTGAAATTTGGTAATTTGAAGAGATGGGAGGTAGAAATTGTTCCACTGGGCGTGCTAGAAATTTGTAACAACAAATTTTCGCgtcgagaaaaataaataatcaagacTGGAAAATTGCGTAACAaatgtagtatttgatttcaataaataaaagtgttacaatctctatggtaTTCCTTTGATTCTTCAAGATTGTAAAGTATCTTAATAAACTTGACTTTGATTTGATTCAAGGGCTTGTAAAGTTTGATCTTGAATCTCCTCCTTGAACTTCAATTTGGGTTTGATCACGAACAAGTAATTTGATCTTGAACGTCttggtatttgatttggcttcgttcttgatcttgaacttgaacttgaacttgaacttaTAGCTTGAGTGTTTGAGTGCTTGAACTTGTAGCTTGTAGAGAAATCTGcggtgtttgatccacgagctctctgtTTGCTTCTTGTTAGCACTTCTGGTGTCTTCTAGCTTTATAAAaacctctatttatagttgtagggaGTGGTATGGCTCTGCGATTTGATTGGTCCATTTGAACTGACCAATACTATCCAGACATTTGGCATGATTTAATTGGCTCATTTATTTGGCTTGGATTGCTACATTACTCGACACATGTCATGATTTCATAGGCTCATTTACTTGTCTTGGATTGCCACATCACTTGATACATGTCATGATTTTGTTGGCTCGTTCTTTTGACTTGGATTGCTACATCACTTGACACGTGGCACGAGCCTGGGCTTTAAGACGGGCAAATAGCCATTTGGACCTTGGGCTATTGAAATAGGCTTATCATTTAATTTATAATCTAATTAAATGGACTAGCCCAACACATATATTGGATTTAAATAACTAGCCCAATTTACTAGCAACAATATTTGTTTGGACTAATATCTTGGATTTAATatggtccaaattattttatggatttaaatccaataaaatttaaatgcttacAGTTGTAACGATGAATAAGGAGTATTTTATTAGCtattatcgttgttgttgttgttattgttgtttttgtaaATTAGACCGAGCGTTCCAAAATTGATAAACTAGCCAAATTAGTCTTTTTCGTGAATCAAGTGTAACTAATTTTAGCTGCAAACTGTTGGAGAAAATGATTAATTTTATTGCAAAAGTTCCTCAAATAATTTTTTTGCGGGGAGGGGTAGCAGGGTGTGTAGTGTCcaaaaataaattgaaatttaaaaataaaaaacctTTTTGGAGAGAGAGGGTGGGGTGGGGTGTGTGTGGGGAATTTTTGGAATGGGGACGACGAGCATATCAGCTTAGATAGTTTACTCACAGAAGAATCAAATGCTGCTCCATTGCCTCTAGTCTCTACGGAAGAAACCACATATACTGCATTGCCATCATTCAATGAACCGTTTAAGCCCTTAACTGAAGAAGAATTGGCCTTTTTTGATAAGTTGTTAGTGCAAGTGCAGAAGGATCAAGAAATTGCCTTTGTTTGTCCCAATAATGATATTGCTTCTTACCATAAAGAATTGGATGCCTATGCTGCAGAAATACTTAAACTTAATCCCCCATTTGTTCCTGACATTCCACAAGATTTGGAGGATCAATGCCCCCTTTTCTCTGAAGATTTTTATAGCTATTGATATATTCATTCCTGATTAATTTCAAACTGTGCTAATTAAATGTTTTGCTGTGATAATATGATGCTGTTATTTGTCTATTGAGAAGTAATGATGTTCTTAGTTTGTTTATGAAAATACAAAAGGAGGGAGCGTGTACTATAGCAAGCGTGATTTAGGCTAGTATAATTTAGCGGACACATGCACTATATATTAATTGAATTTAATGTATTATCTAATGATAGTGTAATAAATTATTCTCCAGAAAATGTTTTCCTTCTTACCAAACACACCTAAATGCGTAACAATTTCGCAAAATCGTACGGCGGTAGCTCTGTTTTTTCTTAAAGCTTTACGTTTTACGAATATGGAGAAATGGCAACTTTGTAATAATACCTAAATCCAGGACCTATTTAATCATGCTAACCATTTTGCCTTTATTGATGTTCGATTTTAATGCTACTAAATTCACCTTTAAGATTTAATGGTCTCCAATTTCGCTGAACAAGACGTCATCGAAGGGTATTCATAGTATAATTCTATGAATTGTGTAAATAATATTTACACAATAATGCATAATTAAAGATATACACGTAAAAGAAAGTGAAGACTAGTGTATATTTCCTTTACGTGGACCTCAACTATGACTTTTTGGGTTCCAAATATCTCTTTCCAAAAGGTCATTTCCAACACTTGACCACCACAGACACAGTTTGTTCTTGTTTCCATATTCACGTGTAAGTACAATCTAATCTGAAGTTGGCGTCATTCATTCTTGGACTTATATAGCTAGATATACTGGTCTTTTATGTAAGCTCTGAACTGGTCTTGCATTTGCCTCAAATCCctgttttttaaataattttttttttaaaaaaataaaagaaaattaacaaATCAAAACCTAAATGAGATTTACTCATAATTGCTTTGCATTTTAAAGTACACTATTAGGGTATATATATAAGTCGTAACATGTTAAAAtacgtaaaaaaaataaaattgcatTATCAGTTTATATAAGTTAAACCGTAAATACATTATCAACAAACACATTTTATTTCTAACCTTATGGAAAACGGCAAGTCCGTAATATACGAAAAGTTTTCAAGATTTATAGATGTCGAATAAAATTTGTTGAAGTTAGGACGATTAAATGAGAAGTAATACTTACATCATGAACAGCACTTCTATATGCCATCAATTGTTCCATAGAAACAGTCCTTGCCTACATTAGCCaataaagaagaaataagatACTAAGGGAGTAATTAATTTAGAATTTCATGTATTATAAATATGCAGTTAGGAATAATTCAGCAAAATTAATAGAAATTAGACCTAAAACGCACCATTCCAAATATAAAAACATTTGAGaagatgaaaaaataaaaatggataCCTTGGGGAGTACATTCCAAGTGATACCCTCAGTGCAAGGAGGAACAGTGAGTGAACCAATGTATCGATAGAAAGGTTCATCGCCGACCCCAAGTTGTTGAGGATCAACCCATCCCAATTTCAGACCCTTATCATCAACTGTCTCGATGTGATGCATTAACTGGTACAAGAGAAAAAAATGTTAAGTTTACATGCAAAATAAGGTAACTAAGGAGAAAGAAACAGAGAAAAAAAATTAGAAGAGGATTTGTCTAATAATTTGTTACGTACTCCTAGTATTTTTTCTTGACCTTTTCCTTATTCATGTAAGTTGTGGTAATAGTGAAATGAATTTAAAGAACATCAACATAGTATAATTAGGATATGAAATAGAAGGAAGAATAGCTAGAAGAATTAATACAAATTAAATGATTTGGATCATTACCTCCTCAAAGAAAGGGTTAGGGCTTCCAATTTTGAAAGGTATTGCAACCACAGCTATTTTCCCATCAGCACTCTGATGAACCATGTGCGCCTCCATTGCAAAGCTGCAAATATCAATATTGTCCTAAAGTTTTTAAGGTTTTGGCACACTCActaagaaaattatatattttctcATTAAGGATTATTCAGAGTAGATTTGGACAAAAATCATTAATGCCTTCTTATCTTGAATTTGACTAAAATGATACTTATGTTAGACCAAATGGAATTGATAAGCTAGTATAATGAGACAAACCATTTATTATTAAGTTTGTGCTCAGAAGGAGTATGCCAGTGACATTGTTGTAATTTATACTCAGTACCATCAATATTGATATATCCTGCATCTCCTTCCCATTGCAACTGCCAAAAattaatagtttttttttttttttttgagcaaaccaaaaaaaaataaaaaaaggccAAAAATTAATAGTTGGATTCACTGAAACTGTATAATTACAGgcaaatctctattaaattaaataaaaagaaaactttACATGGTCAGACtcagtgtatatatatatataccttaatATCATGACCTCTGTTAATAATAATAGCAGGTGCGACTTTGTAGTTTGGTTTCAAATGCTGGAGAGCAGTGGTAACCGTCACAGTTTTGTTACGGATATTAACTGGAGACTGAAATTTGCCCGTAGTACATAGTGTCCATTCTGGTTTAAGGTTACCCCAATTCTCTGGTCCTTCGTTGGTTCCCAACAGGTAAGTGAATTTTGACTCATCATCTGGTGTTtcacacacaaaagaaaaaaaatatcatatacatataagaattagagaagaagaagaagaaataaataTCATTGCagaatgaagagagagaaaaacgcttttattttgtttctcttgTTTAACATAATCCAGCCACCTTAGTAAGCCCTttttattgaaaagaaaaattatgTCACCTAGTAAATGAATATCAACGAGAAGAAAAATGTTCGAGCTTTTCATGTGATCATTTCCACCACAACAAAGTTAAATGTTAGGACATATTATTAAAGTATAAAATTATGTATTTGTCGTGCACTATGAAAAATTAATTGGCTATACTTTGATTCAATCTCAGAGACAAACCTTCATTAGTCCTATACTTCTATTGCAAAAAAcaataggttttttttttttccatctATACCAATACTTGTACGGGCGAAAGGTGGCAGAATTTAGTAATGCAAATTGACTCGATTGAACATCGATCACCGTTATAAACAtacatactccctccgtttcaaattatATAAGTTGCTTTCTTTTTTAGtagtttgtttcaaaataaatgacacatttctaaatttgaaaataatttaactttaaactcttcattgtaCTCGATTTACTCTTAATGAGAAGCATTTATAATCATACAAATGTCATGgtcccacaaaacttttacccttTAAGCTTTTAAAATCACAAGTTTTTAAAAGtcttttgttttccttaaattctgtaccgagtcaaactaccttatctaaattgaaacggagggaatatAAAATATCTAGTATATTGATAAAACAAAACCAAATAGAGTACATAAGAAGGTGAAATAGTAAATATGAGAAAGGGATTAATGAAAGATAATTTATACCAACTTCATTATCATCATGAGCACTGCAAAAGGTCTGTGATGAAAGAAACAGAAAGGCAAACACAACTGGGACAAAACTTGGCTTGGCCATGATTTAATTTACGGTTGCACTAGGTTTCTCAGCCACTACGTGGCGGCGGTTCACGGTGGCAATGGTGTTGCTGGAGGCcccttttaaaatttaaaaaaaaaaagaagtttttaGTGTTAATATACAAAAGGTGCCAGCTTTCCAGCAAGCCAGCAGTTAAAAAATtaaatggaaggaaaaaaaaaatgaactttATATAGAAGAGTGGTGCGTTATTAATTAAAGACCTCTTGATTTGTGGGGATATGAGGAATTAAAACAGCGAATGAAACGGGGATGCAGTGAATTACAATAGTATAATGTAAAAGACCTCTAAATTTTGACAAGACTAACGCTTCACCACtggataatatttatttattcagttACACAATTAAAAGCTTTCCAGCTAGTATAGTAAGCATGCAGAAAAATATCTTTTTATCAAGAGAAATCTTACCTCCCTGTTGCAAGATTCTCTGATTGTTTTGATGCCCAATTACACAATTCTTCAGGAATAGAATGTGATCAGAATCAGACTATAATATATCGTAACCAAAAATAGTACAGTAACACAGATATTTTCAAAAGCAACTAAGTAATAATTAATTGTAGAATCATATTTAAATATAACTGTTAATAttattgtttaccctaaaaaatggataacaactGAATTTATActgtggttttaaggacacgtgatttacTTAGCACAAACTGAGAAAAAAAGTAAATTGATACTGAAATTAACTGCAAATATAAATAAAGCAAACCAAATGAGATGTATAGCTTTGATCCTTGAGCTAGGTTGCCTTCGAATCAAGTGAATATTTCGCCGAAAAGATGAACAAAATGACAGAAATATTGAAAGCTTAAGAGAAAGAGAATATATTGTTTTAAGTAACGTGACTATGATGCCTTTTACAAATGGTTAGactctctttatatagtaggggagtcctactcttggtacaattctaaatacagtaagaaatcctatgattggctaattaatcggcctcttcttgatacaTGTCGAGACTTGCACCGTGATCCTCGCCCGATTGCGGATATTTCGTCTTTACGCTATTCGACCTAGTAAGCTTCCCTCGATCTCTATCTTATTCGGTCCCGATAATGATCGATATCGATCTCATTCGGTCTCGCTTTTAGTCGGTCTCGATCTCAATCGGTCTCATGGTCTCGAGCTTGACAATCTAACCCTGCACTATAGTTTGATATAAATCGAAGCCGATCCTTAACTTATCATGCTCCACCCTCGATCAGTTGCACAAAAAGGGAAAGCCCGATTTTGACcgcatatagatagtcccctcattttttggagagtaatgacaagaaacgatttGAGTCCTCGATCTTCGCCTCGATACATCATGACGTAAGCAACAGGGATAAATGAAACGTCTTGTCGGTACGGTTGCCCAGGCACTAATGCGCGTTAGTCGACGGTCGGCCATTATCGGCTTTGAACCGTCGTTGGGAAATTATAGATACCCTCCTTCTTAACTTTTCAaactttattttcaaatcttctTTCACTTTAATCTTCAAAATCTTGTGTCTTCCTCAAAGCTTTGTATTCTCATATCCCTGAGTTTCATCACAAAATACCAAGCACTCCTCCAAAGTTTCACTCTTCTTTACTCACCAAAGCAAAAATGGCTAAGACTTTAAAAACCGTTCTACGAAAGGAGACTGTTTCATCGTCACGGTCGGCCGGTGAGGGGCCGGCAGCGGAGCCACGCCCTGAAGAGATTTTCCTAGAGGATATATTCCCGATTctgattttaaggttgaaaaaacTTCTTGGTGTCGGGCCGATGCGACTCggtatcgaggtatatatgctcgataaccgaAAACTCCTCTTCCAAGTTAAAAAGATTGCAATTGCGGTAAAAAAATACGTGGTGGTGCCAGCTCCAGAAGAAGCAatcaccacccatgtggaagggttcttaagtgtttacacttaccccttcacgttgggtcccctTGATCTGATCATCATAGATTTTGCAAGAAATACGAGGTGACCCTCGGTTAAATTTATGcctctttctggaggatagtgATACTACTCAGTTTCTTCTCAAGCAAAGTCAATGGGCTTCTCTTCACCCTCGACTACCTCATACGCCTATATAGCCCTCGACTCTATCGAGGAGGACTAATAAAGCTTCAACGTTGAGCCACTAGGGCACctttctcgagcatagatgaagaCAAAAACCTAGGCTGGATGGGCCGATTTGTTTGAGTGAAGACTTAGACTTGATCCCGGTCGAAAGTATGCCATTTCccaagaaatggaatatgaaacgtaagtataaTTCCATCCTTAGCTTCTGtttattttcttcattctttCACCCTTTCTTATCAGTGTACTTGATATAGTCGTTGCTTGGATGCCGGGTGCGGTTCCCCAACTCGAGAACTCGGTCAGGAGCCTAATATCGCAGTCAACGCACGCTAAGCATGCATGGCGCGATTTGGCGAAGGGTCGATGGAAGGATAGTAGTCATGGTAAACCTTTCTTCCTGACTTAATATTTGACCATTATTCGAATATTTTCCCGGGCTTActcatttctttccttttgtaGGTCTCGGGAAGGATGTGATGATGAGGCTCCCGTCTGGTGATGAAGAAATCCAACCATCTATATCGACACTGGAGAAAAATAGGAAAAGGGCTTCGAATTCCATGGACTCCAAGGGGCAGAAACCCAAAAAGAAAGCAGCATGTAACTCAAAGGGGGAAATCATCCCTTTATCTATGGAGCCAGTCCAACGGCTAAGGGATGaggttgaggaagaagaagaagactccgGGCTAGTTTCCCGTGTGCGAGCTGGCACCGAGATTCGAGAAACTACTGAGCCGGTGCGAGCTGAAACGGCTCTGTCTCGAATTGATGAGATTGAGGGGGAAGTTTCAGCCAAAGTCCCTGAGCCAGTAAGAGTCGAAGGCATTTCGCCTCGAGGTGAGAAGGCTACCAAGGAGGCGGTTGATGCTGGTGTAGAAACCATGCTCGAGGCTCCCCGAGATGAAGGCGGTGCCCCAAAAGATTTACCTGGGGCGATAGAAATTGGAGATTCCCCTATCGCTTCTTTCATTCACTGAGTCAATGATTAAGGATTCTCAGGCGGTGGAGACTTTCCATGATGAAGGGGTCCATAGTGCAGAAGACCCTTTCCATGGCTACTTTGTCGGAGTGGAAGATGTCACCAGTCTGGGTGACTTGGAGATACCAAAGAAGAGCTCGAGCGAGGCTTCCTCGAGCCTTAAACTGACTACTTGGTTTCTATCTCCAAGTGTTGATCTCGGGCG is a genomic window containing:
- the LOC107788920 gene encoding alpha carbonic anhydrase 4-like isoform X2, coding for MAKPSFVPVVFAFLFLSSQTFCSAHDDNEVDDESKFTYLLGTNEGPENWGNLKPEWTLCTTGKFQSPVNIRNKTVTVTTALQHLKPNYKVAPAIIINRGHDIKLQWEGDAGYINIDGTEYKLQQCHWHTPSEHKLNNKCFAMEAHMVHQSADGKIAVVAIPFKIGSPNPFFEELMHHIETVDDKGLKLGWVDPQQLGVGDEPFYRYIGSLTVPPCTEGITWNVLPKARTVSMEQLMAYRSAVHDYMWFLP
- the LOC107788920 gene encoding alpha carbonic anhydrase 4-like isoform X1 is translated as MAKPSFVPVVFAFLFLSSQTFCSAHDDNEVDDESKFTYLLGTNEGPENWGNLKPEWTLCTTGKFQSPVNIRNKTVTVTTALQHLKPNYKVAPAIIINRGHDIKLQWEGDAGYINIDGTEYKLQQCHWHTPSEHKLNNKCFAMEAHMVHQSADGKIAVVAIPFKIGSPNPFFEELMHHIETVDDKGLKLGWVDPQQLGVGDEPFYRYIGSLTVPPCTEGITWNVLPKARTVSMEQLMAYRSAVHDGFEANARPVQSLHKRPVYLAI